A stretch of Mesoplodon densirostris isolate mMesDen1 chromosome 7, mMesDen1 primary haplotype, whole genome shotgun sequence DNA encodes these proteins:
- the UBTFL1 gene encoding LOW QUALITY PROTEIN: upstream-binding factor 1-like protein 1 (The sequence of the model RefSeq protein was modified relative to this genomic sequence to represent the inferred CDS: substituted 2 bases at 2 genomic stop codons), whose product MVLPKGQDDWSKEDIVKLLEYMVNNIPSNDRNMFKTTQSLMDWEKVAFKDFPGEMCKLKWLEISYNLRKFHSLKELVLEAKEKVNNPYKWRKHKKHPDLPKKPLTAYLCFFKKMXLQYTEKHLKLSNKELTKVLSEEYKKLPEQLKLKYSQDFXKEKQKFKEKMTLFREQHPDLVQKSTKSDVPKGSQIKVPKKFQGNVKQLVSSSKQFIHEEPRKPPMNGYHNFHQDLWLSRELKGLPRGSTW is encoded by the coding sequence ATGGTGTTGCCTAAAGGCCAGGATGACTGGTCCAAAGAAGATATTGTGAAGTTATTGGAATATATGGTGAACAACATTCCATCCAATGACAGGAACATGTTCAAAACAACCCAGTCACTGATGGACTGGGAAAAAGTAGCTTTTAAAGATTTTCCTGGGGAAATGTGCAAACTCAAATGGTTAGAAATTTCTTATAACTTGAGAAAGTTTCACTCTTTGAAAGAATTAGTACTGGAAGCAAAGGAAAAAGTTAACAAtccttacaaatggagaaaacacaagaagcaTCCTGATTTACCCAAGAAGCCCTTGACAGCTTACCTCTGCTTTTTCAAAAAGATGTGACTCCAGTACACCGAAAAACACCTTAAGCTGAGCAACAAGGAGCTGACCAAGGTTCTGTCTGAGGAGTACAAGAAGCTGCCAGAGCAGCTGAAGCTGAAATATAGTCAAGATTTCTAGAAGGAGAAACAGAAGTTTAAGGAGAAAATGACTCTGTTCAGAGAACAACACCCTGATCTAGTCCAGAAATCCACGAAATCTGATGTCCCCAAAGGAAGCCAAATCAAAGTGCCAAAGAAGTTTCAGGGAAATGTGAAACAATTGGTCTCCTCCTCAAAACAGTTTATTCATGAAGAGCCCAGGAAGCCACCTATGAATGGCTATCACAATTTCCACCAGGATTTGTGGTTGAGTAGAGAGCTGAAAGGGTTGCCCCGAGGGAGCACATGGTAG